Proteins encoded in a region of the Triticum dicoccoides isolate Atlit2015 ecotype Zavitan chromosome 3A, WEW_v2.0, whole genome shotgun sequence genome:
- the LOC119272947 gene encoding mini zinc finger protein 3-like — translation MGSRQDQPAVNGEQGDGAGAAYVRYRECQRNHAIGIGRYAVDGCQEFTVLMGVDEAAMLLCAACGCHRNFHRREVVNEFGVDYHAPRTPPADEHRR, via the coding sequence ATGGGGTCTCGGCAGGACCAGCCCGCCGTCAACGGGGAGCAAGGTGACGGCGCGGGGGCAGCCTACGTGCGGTACAGGGAGTGCCAGCGCAACCATGCCATCGGAATCGGCCGCTACGCCGTCGACGGCTGCCAAGAGTTCACGGTgttaatgggcgtcgacgaggctgCCATGCTCCTCTGCGCGGCGTGTGGCTGCCACCGCAACTTCCACAGGCGCGAGGTCGTCAACGAGTTCGGCGTCGACTACCATGCTCCCCGGACGCCCCCCGCCGACGAACATCGCCGTTGA